The following is a genomic window from Maridesulfovibrio frigidus DSM 17176.
AAATCTGCAACTCAAAATGCAGGAATCCAGAAGTCTTGGAAATGGTCATGCTGAAGATTTTTACGGTGAGCTGATTGAGTTTATTGCGAATCCTGACAATATACAGGTGAAAGTCGATCCGGCAGATCCGGTTTCATTGCTTTATCTGTTCATGGGAAATAGTTTTGAAGAACTGCTGAGTTTATACGGTGTAACAGCCCATGCTAAACCTGCCCAGTTGAATTAGTACTGCTAATTGTTTGTGACTTTAATTGTATTTTATAAATAAGAAAGTCATATAAATTAAAATATTAGATTAAGAAATAGAGAAAGGAGTTGCTATGCGCCTCTATAATACACTTGAACGCAAGAAGCAGGAATTTGTTCCAAAAGACGGTAACAAGGTCAGTTTGTATGCATGTGGAATCACTGCTTATGATCTGTGCCATATCGGGCATGCTCGGTCATCTGTTGTTTTTGACGTTCTGGTGCGTTACCTGAGATACAAAGGGTATGATGTGACATTTGTCCGCAACTTTACCGATATTGATGATAAAATTATCAATCGCGCAAATGAGTCCGGCGTTTCTCCTGCCGATCTTGCAGAAAAGTTTATCGGCGAATTTTACGTTGATATGGACAGGCTTAATATTTTGCGGGCGGACATTGAACCTAAGTGTACAGAGCATATTCCTGAAATGCTGACTTTGACTGAGCTCCTTATTAATAAGGGGCATGCGTACTCGACTCCTTCTGGTGATGTTTACTTCAAGGTCCGTTCTTTTGAAGGATATGGAAAGCTTTCTGGTAGAAACATTGAAGATCTTCAGTCCGGAGCACGTATCAAGCCGGGTGAAGAAAAAGAAGATCCTCTTGATTTCGCTCTTTGGAAATCTGCTAAGCCAGGTGAGCCTTCATGGGAAAGTCCTTGGGGACAGGGACGTCCCGGCTGGCACCTTGAATGTTCCGCCATGAGCGAAAAATACTTGTCATTGCCATTTGATATTCATGGTGGCGGGCAGGATTTGAGTTTTCCCCATCATGAAAATGAAATTGCGCAAAGTGAAGCTGCCACAGGAAAACCAATGGCCCGTTTTTGGGTGCACAATGGTTTTGTTCAGATCAATTCCGAGAAAATGTCAAAATCTCTTGGTAACTTTTTTACCATCAGAGATATTATTGCTAAATTTCTACCGGAAACGCTGCGTTATTTCTTGCTAACAATGCATTACCGTAGTCCGCTCGATTTCTCATTTGAAGCCCTTGAAGAAGCTGAAAAGGGTATTCGCCGCGTTTATTCCGCTATGCAGCAGATGGAAGAGTCACTTGGAAAAGCGAAGTGGTCTAAAGCCGCTCTTCCTGAAGAAGTTCTTGCTGAACTTGATGAAGCTGAGAAAGGCTGGGAAGCCGCCATGGAAGATGATGTTAATACAGCCGGAGCAATGGGGCATATATTTAACTTGGTCAGATTGGCCGGGCGTATTGCAGAAGAAAAAGCTTGGCGCAAGAGCGAAGGTGGACGCGATGCTTGGATTCGTATCTTAGCGGATATGAAGAAGTGGGGCGAGGTTTTGGGTATATTT
Proteins encoded in this region:
- the cysS gene encoding cysteine--tRNA ligase, coding for MRLYNTLERKKQEFVPKDGNKVSLYACGITAYDLCHIGHARSSVVFDVLVRYLRYKGYDVTFVRNFTDIDDKIINRANESGVSPADLAEKFIGEFYVDMDRLNILRADIEPKCTEHIPEMLTLTELLINKGHAYSTPSGDVYFKVRSFEGYGKLSGRNIEDLQSGARIKPGEEKEDPLDFALWKSAKPGEPSWESPWGQGRPGWHLECSAMSEKYLSLPFDIHGGGQDLSFPHHENEIAQSEAATGKPMARFWVHNGFVQINSEKMSKSLGNFFTIRDIIAKFLPETLRYFLLTMHYRSPLDFSFEALEEAEKGIRRVYSAMQQMEESLGKAKWSKAALPEEVLAELDEAEKGWEAAMEDDVNTAGAMGHIFNLVRLAGRIAEEKAWRKSEGGRDAWIRILADMKKWGEVLGIFTQKPSDFLAELKLCMLERKGIEVSKVEEFVAARQGARKNKDFAESDRIRDELAKLGVEVKDTPQGPTWDVI